Genomic segment of Streptomyces zhihengii:
CACCGCGTCCAGCAGGCGGCGCTCCGTGACGTCCGCCAGCATGCCCAGCACCTCGTCGGCGGGGCCGGCCGCTGCGGGGGCGAGCGGGAGTTCCGAGGCCAGTAAGGCGACGGAGTCCGCGACCGCGTGGAAGCGCGAGGAGCCGAGGGCGCCGAGCGCGGCGGAGTGCGCCCTGGTCCGGGCGAGTGTCAGCCGGCGCTCCAGCAGCGCTCCGGCGCGCGCCGCTCCCACGGTGAGCGCCCCGCCGCGCCGGGCGGCGGTGCCGCCGCCCGGCGCGGGCTCCTCGCCGGGCGGGGCCGGTTCGACCCGGGCCCGCGGCACGGCCGAGGTGCCCGAGAGGCGGGACAGGGCGTCCAGCAGCCGGACCATCCGGGAGGTGCAGGAGTGTTCGAGGGCGAGGGTCGCGGAGAGCCAGCCCAGCTCCCCGCGCAGGGTGTCCGCCCAGTCCGGGTCGAGCAGCGGGCGGAAGGTGGAAAGGCTCCCGCTGATCCGCCGCGCCGAGGACCGCAGCGCACGGGCCGCCTCCGCCGCGCCCGCCGTGTCCGCGCCGCTCTCGCTGTGCAGGCGCAGGCTGCGCAGGAACGCGCCCGCCTGCGTGTGCAGATGGCGGGCGAGGGTGTCGCCCGCCGTGGCGGTGTCGTGGCGGGAAAGTTCAGGGCTGTGCACGCCGGCGCCTCCGGG
This window contains:
- a CDS encoding CHAD domain-containing protein, giving the protein MHSPELSRHDTATAGDTLARHLHTQAGAFLRSLRLHSESGADTAGAAEAARALRSSARRISGSLSTFRPLLDPDWADTLRGELGWLSATLALEHSCTSRMVRLLDALSRLSGTSAVPRARVEPAPPGEEPAPGGGTAARRGGALTVGAARAGALLERRLTLARTRAHSAALGALGSSRFHAVADSVALLASELPLAPAAAGPADEVLGMLADVTERRLLDAVAELPLGRAAHPYNAEALVNGLAADPAAEQQDAPWHEVRRLLRLHRYAREAVRPGDDPVLCHAGLVLDHHREAAEASEAAASAARTPRIAPATAYALGVLHADQRHEVEAARFAFQQEWRHATAAVPAP